The sequence gcgtaatttgagccgtttttcattgaatccaatgaagaacagctccaaattatgcccgtaattgacgcctcgcaaaacgcgagtacgagcaattacgtctgaaatccaggagctgttttctcctgaaaagagctccgtaatttcagacgtaatggtcgttattgtgtgcacatacccttacactattCTCAGACACCTTGACAGAGTTCACGGCTTCCTCTGGATGCAGAACAAATTGTACTTTGCTTCAATCCCCTTAATTTCCTTTCTTCCAGTCCATTGTTAGCCAAGTTTTACCATCacttccgcaaaaaaaaagaagaccttaACCCAGAAGACAAAAAGCTTCCTTTAGAGAAGAGTGACATCATACAGATAGATAGTTGAGAATTGCCTATTCTACTATTTCTAAACTGCACCTTATTCTGTGTCCATCAAAAATGATAATAGTTTATAACGTGTCACACTTGACTGTGATGTTATCTGCGTTATGTTCCATAGAATGGCAGAAAACGTACTGAGTTACTATGATGCACAAGAGAAATAGCagagtagagctgagtttgtcacttGGTTCAACTGATCACAATGTATTATCTATGGTCTTTAGGACTGCATTATCTTAACTCAGTGACTTACCACTTTGCACAAATTATGCAGCTTTAAAAAAAGAGAATGGCAAATCCAGCTCTGCTATACCGATATAAAATTTAGAGTTTGTGTGTTTGTAACTGAGAATACATATTAATGATAAGTCCATTTTTTAACCATTACGTTACCACCTATCCAATGTTCTGCAGGTGAAGTTGTGAGTTGTACAGTCTGTTTTCTAGATCCAGAGACTATGCAGAACAGACAGGACATTCCTAGTGAAATCTGTTGAATAAAATGACATCCATTTTTAAAGGaaatttttttaaatccattCAAATCCGTACATATATCGTTTTAACAGAGAAAATGTTGTCAGTAACTGTTTTTCAGATGAAAACTATTCAGAAACCTTACTAATAATTTAaggcacattttattttttactaataaGAGCAGTACTGTATATCAAATAAGCAAGGACCAATAAATCTAACATGGTTTTATAATGTTTTTCAGGAAAAGTTCCCCGCCTGGAGCTAAATTTAAGAAGCACTTCCGCCACCTAGTGTTTTATTGGAAAACTACAGCAGCTATGACTCCGACTGTACTTCCTCATAAGAAGAGTCTTTACTATAACCATGAAACAATTGTAGCCCATTACAATTACACAGGGAAGTACAAGAATAACTCTAGCAGTGAACTGAAGCCCACCTCCATCATCTTCATCATTATCTGTTGCTTCATTGTGCTGGAGAATGTCCTTGTGCTTCTTACTATCTGGAGAACCAAGAAGTTTCATCGACCCATGTATTATTTCATTGGTAACCTAGCACTTTCTGATTTACTAGCTGGAGCTGCATACACAGCCAACATTCTCCTTTCTGGATCCAATACTTACAAGTTAACACCCGTACAATGGTTCATACGGGAAGGGAGTATGTTTGTTGCCCTCTCTGCCTCAGTCTTTAGCCTCCTGGCTATTGCCATTGAGCGCTACATTACCATGCTTAAAATGAAGTTGCACAATGGTAGCAAAAGCTCCAGGTCTTTCCTTCTGATAAGCGGGTGCTGGTTGTTGTCATTATGTCTTGGAGGACTCCCCCTCATGGGATGGAACTGCATGACAAACTTGGAACTTTGCTCCACCGTGCTCCCTTTGTACCATAAATATTACATCCTTTTTTGTACCAGTATTTTCAGCATTTTATTGATGGCCATTGTTATTCTTTATGCCAGGATTTATTTCTTGGTAAGAACGAGAAGCAGAAGTTTGACCTTCAGAAGAAACTGTGCAAGGGCAAGTAGGAGCTCCGAGAAGTCTATGGCCTTGCT is a genomic window of Rhinoderma darwinii isolate aRhiDar2 chromosome 7, aRhiDar2.hap1, whole genome shotgun sequence containing:
- the S1PR1 gene encoding sphingosine 1-phosphate receptor 1 — its product is MTPTVLPHKKSLYYNHETIVAHYNYTGKYKNNSSSELKPTSIIFIIICCFIVLENVLVLLTIWRTKKFHRPMYYFIGNLALSDLLAGAAYTANILLSGSNTYKLTPVQWFIREGSMFVALSASVFSLLAIAIERYITMLKMKLHNGSKSSRSFLLISGCWLLSLCLGGLPLMGWNCMTNLELCSTVLPLYHKYYILFCTSIFSILLMAIVILYARIYFLVRTRSRSLTFRRNCARASRSSEKSMALLKTVIIVLSAFIVCWSPLFIFLLLDVGCMVGACQVLFKAEYFLALAVLNSATNPIIYTLTNREMRRAFLKMACCCHCPILNPGTKVKRPIITGMEFSRSRSDNSSHPQKDEAEYPVTLMSSGNVTSSS